A single genomic interval of Alistipes sp. ZOR0009 harbors:
- the cysQ gene encoding 3'(2'),5'-bisphosphate nucleotidase CysQ, which produces MIEKLLEISIAAAIAAGNAIHDIYTDPLADFSVEHKADNSPLTIADKRSHEVIMSYLEKTQIPILSEEGKEISYAVRKEWSTLWIVDPLDGTKEFIKRNGEFTVNIALVENGEPTLGVIYVPVTRMLYYGAKGVGSYKVEVSAATSMEQLYQNAVKLPVAKQHEGFVVVASRSHKNAETEQLINELKQQHGEVDLRSSGSSLKICLVAEGSADIYPRFAPTMEWDTAAGHAIALYAGRQMVKKSSEEPLTYNKEQLLNPWFIVR; this is translated from the coding sequence ATGATAGAAAAGCTACTAGAAATATCTATAGCGGCAGCTATTGCTGCAGGTAATGCAATACATGACATTTATACCGATCCGTTGGCAGATTTTTCGGTGGAGCATAAGGCGGACAATTCGCCGCTTACCATTGCCGATAAAAGGAGCCATGAGGTGATTATGTCGTACCTAGAGAAGACGCAAATCCCAATACTTAGCGAGGAGGGGAAGGAGATTTCGTATGCAGTGCGTAAGGAGTGGAGTACCCTTTGGATTGTAGACCCGCTAGATGGCACCAAGGAGTTTATAAAGCGTAACGGAGAGTTTACGGTAAACATTGCGCTGGTGGAAAATGGGGAGCCAACGCTTGGGGTTATTTACGTCCCCGTGACAAGGATGCTCTACTACGGAGCAAAGGGAGTTGGCTCGTACAAGGTTGAGGTGAGCGCAGCTACCTCGATGGAGCAGCTATACCAAAATGCGGTAAAGCTACCTGTGGCTAAACAGCACGAAGGTTTTGTTGTTGTAGCCTCTCGGTCGCACAAGAACGCGGAAACGGAGCAGCTCATAAACGAGCTGAAGCAGCAGCACGGAGAGGTTGACCTCCGATCGAGCGGAAGTTCGCTGAAGATTTGCCTTGTTGCAGAAGGTAGCGCTGATATTTATCCACGTTTTGCACCAACTATGGAGTGGGATACCGCTGCTGGGCATGCCATAGCGCTTTATGCCGGTAGGCAGATGGTAAAAAAGAGCAGCGAGGAGCCGCTAACCTACAATAAGGAGCAGCTGCTGAACCCTTGGTTTATTGTTAGGTAA
- a CDS encoding TDP-N-acetylfucosamine:lipid II N-acetylfucosaminyltransferase, with product MILHIAFPEKFFNDYIDFVNDNFEVDRHTFFFLKKGKNSKTAPNVVFSRYYRFGVLFYIELLIYMLKADKVVLHSLSKWSVIRFLFFFPWLARKCYWYLWGADLYYNIVEKGSLKYYYFRNIAYRKVVRNLGCIVSNRGDYQIVKDEFNTQAEHLESFLYPSNLFKNIDISAPVKDEIWIQVGNSADPSNNHLEAIDWIKTLNLPRYKVVCPLSYGNAKHAELVKQYGQEQLGESFIPLTTFMNLDEYVKLLSKIDVAIFNHKRQQAVGNIVTLLGFGKSVYIREDVTTTELLERVGVKLFPIGRDGITSIELLTPDEKERNIAKIKEFFSKEMLILQSKKIFGD from the coding sequence ATGATTCTTCATATTGCTTTTCCGGAGAAGTTCTTTAATGATTACATTGATTTTGTCAACGACAACTTTGAGGTAGATAGGCATACCTTCTTTTTTCTAAAAAAAGGAAAAAACAGCAAGACGGCACCCAACGTGGTGTTCTCTCGCTACTACAGGTTTGGAGTACTCTTTTACATAGAGCTTCTGATCTATATGCTAAAGGCTGATAAGGTTGTTTTACATAGCCTTTCTAAATGGAGCGTTATAAGGTTTCTTTTCTTCTTTCCTTGGCTTGCGCGCAAGTGCTATTGGTACCTGTGGGGAGCCGATTTGTACTACAATATTGTAGAGAAAGGAAGCTTGAAGTATTACTACTTTAGAAATATTGCCTACCGCAAGGTTGTGAGAAATCTGGGATGCATTGTTTCCAATAGGGGAGATTATCAGATAGTAAAGGATGAGTTCAATACCCAAGCGGAGCACCTTGAAAGCTTTTTGTATCCGAGCAATCTGTTTAAGAATATAGACATATCAGCACCAGTAAAGGACGAGATTTGGATTCAGGTAGGAAATTCTGCCGATCCATCGAATAACCATCTCGAAGCCATTGACTGGATAAAGACGCTAAATCTTCCTCGATATAAGGTTGTGTGTCCGCTATCCTACGGAAATGCTAAGCATGCAGAGCTAGTGAAGCAGTATGGGCAGGAGCAGCTAGGAGAATCGTTTATTCCTTTAACCACCTTCATGAACCTTGATGAGTATGTGAAGCTGCTCTCGAAAATAGATGTGGCCATCTTTAATCATAAAAGGCAGCAGGCTGTAGGGAATATTGTAACCCTATTGGGATTTGGGAAGTCGGTTTATATAAGGGAAGATGTGACAACAACAGAGCTTTTGGAGCGAGTTGGGGTTAAGCTATTTCCGATTGGAAGAGATGGAATTACATCGATAGAGCTGCTAACGCCTGATGAAAAGGAGCGTAATATTGCTAAGATAAAAGAGTTTTTCAGTAAAGAGATGCTGATATTGCAGAGCAAAAAGATATTTGGGGATTAA
- a CDS encoding CDP-glycerol glycerophosphotransferase family protein: MEQRVGSEPKRRYLFFARLAYAFPILRPIEDEIRRRGDEAAWLVEEEISNLLREEERRLLTVEDALRYDPMAVFAVENYMLDFLPGIKVQVFHGFSIRKRKDQGNGYDYEHFKVNGLFDLYCTHGETSTGEFERLSAEKGFFKVSETGWPKLDYLFKNDPYDFEILRPSERPCILYTSTFTKGITSTPFLYDEIERLAATQTWDWLITFHPKMENSVVLKYKALSEKYPHVIFYEGDNNLPLLKRADVMVCDSSSIIVEFLMLDKPVVTFRNTNPGDSLIDIERAEQLEESIEKALKPTPELLGSIRQHTDRINPYRDGRSAERVLEAVERFRMYHQGRLKSKPWNLIRKIKMRLKAKYYRW; the protein is encoded by the coding sequence ATGGAGCAGAGAGTAGGATCGGAACCAAAGAGGCGGTATCTCTTTTTTGCTAGGCTTGCCTACGCTTTTCCCATCTTGCGGCCAATAGAAGATGAAATTAGGCGAAGAGGGGATGAGGCTGCTTGGTTGGTAGAGGAGGAGATCTCGAACCTACTTAGGGAGGAGGAGAGACGGCTGCTTACCGTGGAGGATGCGCTGCGATATGATCCGATGGCCGTTTTTGCGGTGGAAAACTACATGCTAGACTTTTTGCCGGGCATTAAGGTGCAGGTGTTTCATGGGTTTAGCATCCGGAAGCGAAAGGATCAAGGCAACGGCTACGACTACGAGCATTTTAAGGTTAATGGGCTGTTTGATCTTTACTGTACGCATGGAGAAACTTCGACTGGAGAGTTTGAGCGCCTGTCGGCAGAGAAGGGGTTTTTTAAAGTTTCGGAGACAGGCTGGCCGAAGCTTGACTACCTTTTTAAGAATGATCCCTACGATTTTGAGATACTTCGTCCGAGCGAAAGACCATGCATACTCTACACCTCGACATTTACCAAGGGAATTACTTCGACGCCCTTTCTGTACGATGAGATAGAGCGGTTGGCGGCTACCCAAACGTGGGACTGGCTTATAACGTTTCATCCGAAGATGGAGAATAGCGTTGTGCTGAAGTACAAGGCGCTATCGGAAAAGTATCCTCATGTTATTTTTTATGAGGGGGATAACAACCTGCCGCTACTAAAGCGGGCAGACGTTATGGTTTGCGATAGCAGCTCGATAATTGTGGAGTTTTTGATGCTGGATAAGCCAGTAGTTACGTTTCGGAATACCAATCCGGGCGACTCCTTGATAGATATTGAGCGAGCGGAGCAGCTGGAGGAGTCGATCGAAAAGGCGCTGAAGCCAACGCCAGAGCTGCTTGGGAGTATTCGCCAGCATACCGATAGGATTAACCCGTATAGGGATGGGCGATCGGCCGAACGGGTGCTGGAGGCGGTGGAGCGGTTTAGGATGTACCACCAGGGGCGGCTGAAATCTAAGCCATGGAATCTTATTCGTAAAATCAAAATGCGGCTAAAGGCAAAGTACTATAGGTGGTAG
- a CDS encoding AMP-binding protein → MDRLTNIFSRYRSNTLAIDENGQTANYGDICEFSERIKSLDPQKKLVFCLSDNTLGSLVGYLSFLSAGWVPLMLDKNIDRKLLDDLISQYSPNYIWTAKNCIDTLTATSLNQEIFSYQLYRTESSKCISLNKQLALLLTTSGSTGSPKLVRISYSNILENAASIAKYLDINSQERPITTLPMYYSYGLSVIHSHILCGATILLTSRSIMEKEFWSMLKEQQASSIAGVPYTFEMLHRLRFERMNLPHLKTITQAGGKLNPKLVEYFANSCNISGKRFFVMYGQTEATARMSYLPSELVSLKPSSIGIAIPGGDFHLTDENGNEITLPNISGELLYKGANVSMGYAESILDLEKGDENKGLLYTGDIAHRDEDGLYYIVGRKKRFIKIFGNRVSLDAAEQLLKEIIGEVACVGVDDKLTVFITDPSKSEEVKRFISTKTGIHVSAFDIQVIKEIPKSSSGKVLYSQLHF, encoded by the coding sequence ATGGATAGACTAACTAACATTTTTAGCAGATATCGCAGCAATACGTTGGCTATTGATGAGAACGGGCAAACTGCGAATTATGGAGATATCTGCGAGTTTTCTGAACGGATTAAATCCCTAGATCCCCAAAAGAAGTTGGTCTTTTGCCTTTCGGATAATACCTTAGGTTCGCTTGTTGGCTATCTATCCTTTTTATCGGCTGGCTGGGTGCCACTTATGCTCGATAAAAACATTGATCGCAAGTTGCTTGATGACTTAATCTCGCAATATTCACCTAATTATATATGGACAGCAAAGAATTGCATCGACACCTTAACAGCAACCTCTTTAAACCAAGAAATATTTTCCTACCAACTTTATAGAACTGAAAGTTCGAAATGTATTTCCTTGAATAAGCAGCTCGCGCTGCTACTCACAACATCAGGAAGCACAGGCAGCCCCAAGTTGGTACGCATATCCTACAGTAATATTTTGGAAAATGCGGCATCAATAGCCAAATATCTCGATATAAATTCACAGGAACGGCCCATCACAACCCTTCCGATGTACTACTCTTATGGACTCTCTGTTATTCATAGTCACATACTTTGCGGTGCAACCATTCTGCTGACATCGCGAAGCATCATGGAAAAAGAGTTTTGGAGTATGCTAAAGGAACAGCAGGCTTCCAGCATTGCTGGTGTTCCATACACCTTCGAAATGCTTCATCGCTTACGTTTTGAGAGAATGAACCTACCTCATCTTAAAACCATAACGCAAGCAGGAGGAAAGCTTAATCCCAAGCTCGTGGAATACTTTGCCAACTCATGTAACATTAGCGGTAAGCGTTTTTTTGTGATGTACGGCCAAACAGAAGCAACTGCCCGTATGAGCTACCTGCCTTCTGAACTCGTAAGCCTAAAACCATCAAGCATCGGAATCGCGATTCCTGGTGGAGATTTCCATCTTACCGATGAAAATGGAAATGAAATAACCTTACCAAATATTTCAGGGGAACTTCTTTATAAAGGAGCAAACGTCTCTATGGGGTATGCCGAATCTATCTTGGACCTCGAAAAAGGAGATGAAAACAAAGGGCTTCTTTACACTGGAGATATTGCTCACCGTGACGAAGATGGCCTATATTATATTGTTGGACGTAAAAAGCGGTTTATCAAAATATTTGGGAATAGGGTAAGCCTCGACGCAGCAGAGCAACTTCTGAAGGAAATTATAGGTGAGGTTGCATGTGTTGGAGTTGATGACAAGCTTACTGTTTTTATTACAGACCCAAGCAAAAGCGAGGAAGTAAAACGCTTTATATCGACTAAAACAGGAATCCACGTATCTGCTTTTGACATACAGGTAATAAAAGAGATCCCAAAAAGTTCTTCAGGAAAAGTACTCTACTCTCAACTCCACTTTTAG
- a CDS encoding acyl-CoA reductase, with the protein MDILFSKYSEVTHLKEVKPDAIFSHEVIAYLNSLSSILMKDRSARLYPDVATFAFFCRKGNIAALAESYSALSNLLGRGVVFHVTPSNVPVNFAYSLVAGLLAGNANIVRVPSKKFEQVDIIVNAIKQLSLQEEFNQVSERIALIRYERNGSETDIFSGIADVRVIWGGDETINQIRKSAIPPRSFDITFADRYSCAVIDAESIVKEANLDSLAEGFYNDTFLFDQNACSSPHLVIWLGATDAINKAQKRFWKAFHEYVDKRYKFEPILAVNKLTAFYRQAIETDISINNDSDNTIWRVKLNSLPSNIDLYRCAGGYFSEFSTTNLDEIAPIISSKYQTLAYFGVNKSVLEGFVLKNRVRGIDRVVPIGKTTDFALVWDGYDLIQKLSRRVSFL; encoded by the coding sequence ATGGATATCCTTTTTAGCAAATATTCCGAAGTTACCCATCTGAAAGAGGTTAAACCTGATGCTATCTTTTCTCATGAGGTAATAGCTTATTTAAATAGCCTTTCTTCCATCTTGATGAAGGATAGGTCGGCTCGCCTCTACCCTGATGTGGCTACCTTTGCCTTTTTCTGTAGAAAAGGGAACATTGCAGCCTTAGCCGAAAGCTACAGCGCTCTTAGCAACCTACTCGGTCGCGGCGTGGTGTTTCACGTAACGCCATCAAATGTTCCAGTCAACTTTGCCTATTCTTTGGTTGCAGGACTACTTGCCGGAAATGCCAATATCGTCAGAGTACCTTCCAAAAAATTCGAGCAGGTAGATATTATCGTAAATGCCATTAAGCAGCTTTCCTTACAGGAAGAGTTCAACCAGGTATCCGAACGGATTGCCCTTATACGCTACGAAAGAAATGGAAGTGAAACCGATATTTTTTCTGGCATTGCCGACGTTAGGGTGATTTGGGGCGGTGACGAAACGATCAATCAAATAAGAAAATCAGCGATTCCTCCTAGGAGTTTCGACATAACTTTTGCCGATAGGTACTCATGTGCAGTTATTGATGCCGAATCCATTGTAAAAGAGGCCAACTTGGACTCCCTTGCCGAAGGCTTTTACAATGATACCTTTCTGTTCGATCAGAATGCATGCTCGTCACCTCATCTTGTTATCTGGTTAGGCGCTACCGATGCCATAAATAAGGCACAAAAGAGGTTCTGGAAAGCCTTTCATGAGTATGTCGACAAACGTTACAAGTTCGAGCCCATTTTGGCCGTAAATAAGCTTACAGCCTTTTATCGCCAAGCGATAGAAACCGACATATCCATCAACAATGATTCGGATAACACTATCTGGCGGGTAAAGCTGAACAGCCTCCCTTCAAATATCGACTTGTACAGATGTGCAGGTGGGTACTTCTCCGAATTCAGCACCACAAATCTCGACGAAATTGCTCCAATTATTAGCAGCAAGTACCAAACGTTAGCCTATTTCGGCGTAAATAAAAGTGTGCTGGAAGGGTTTGTTCTCAAAAACAGAGTCCGAGGAATCGACCGCGTTGTTCCTATCGGAAAAACTACCGATTTTGCCCTTGTTTGGGATGGCTACGACCTTATCCAGAAGCTAAGCCGAAGGGTATCATTTTTATAA
- the cysC gene encoding adenylyl-sulfate kinase, with translation MKEKHIYPIFDKTLQRLDRERLLNQRSKVVWFTGLSGSGKSTLALALERELHGRGYLCYLLDGDNIRSGINSNLGFTEADRVENIRRIAEVCKLFVDCGVVTLASFVSPTNDIRKLASDIVGAENFVEVFVSTPLEVCEQRDVKGLYKKARAGEVKDFTGISSPFEQPQSPALTIDTSKFSLEECTQQLLEVLLPMVGENS, from the coding sequence ATGAAAGAGAAACATATATACCCAATTTTTGATAAAACGCTGCAACGGTTGGATAGGGAGCGGCTTTTGAATCAACGCTCGAAGGTGGTTTGGTTTACCGGTCTGTCGGGATCGGGGAAAAGTACGCTTGCTTTGGCTTTGGAACGCGAGCTGCACGGCCGCGGTTACCTTTGCTACCTGCTTGATGGCGATAACATTCGTTCGGGGATAAACAGCAACCTAGGTTTTACGGAAGCGGATAGGGTGGAGAACATCAGGCGGATTGCCGAGGTGTGCAAGCTCTTTGTTGACTGTGGCGTGGTTACGCTGGCCTCGTTTGTGAGTCCGACGAACGACATTAGAAAGCTTGCCTCCGACATTGTAGGAGCCGAAAACTTTGTGGAGGTATTTGTGAGTACCCCGCTGGAGGTTTGCGAGCAGCGTGACGTAAAGGGTCTTTACAAGAAGGCCCGAGCTGGAGAGGTGAAAGATTTTACGGGGATATCGTCGCCGTTTGAGCAGCCCCAAAGCCCCGCATTGACCATTGATACCTCGAAGTTTAGCTTAGAGGAGTGCACCCAGCAGCTGCTGGAGGTGCTGCTGCCAATGGTTGGCGAAAATAGCTAA
- the rffA gene encoding dTDP-4-amino-4,6-dideoxygalactose transaminase: MIPFNKPFLTGNETKYITEAVLSGKISGNGMYTKKCHEFFSAKYGFHKCLLTTSCTDALEMAAILADIKQGDEVIIPSYTFVSTAIAFIRQGATIIFADSHSDQPNIDEDLIEGLITERTKAIVPVHYAGVACDMDKIMGLAQKYNLLVIEDAAQAIDSYYKGKPLGSIGHLGCFSFHETKNVIAGEGGLLAINDPSLAKRSEILWEKGTNRAEFFRGEINKYGWVDIGSSFLPSEIIAAFLYAQLENIEAIQQKRKSIWDRYYGNLSSLREKGVQLPTIPDYATNNAHMFYLICQSLDQRNALISYLKEKEILPVFHYQSLHASDYYKDKHDGRVLTNSDNFSDTLVRLPFYFELTLEEVDRISQHILEFIS, encoded by the coding sequence ATGATTCCATTTAATAAGCCATTTTTAACGGGCAACGAAACAAAATATATAACCGAAGCTGTTCTTTCTGGTAAGATTTCGGGGAATGGCATGTACACAAAAAAATGCCACGAATTTTTCTCCGCTAAGTACGGCTTCCACAAGTGCCTTTTGACCACATCGTGCACCGATGCGTTGGAAATGGCCGCAATTTTGGCGGATATAAAGCAAGGGGATGAGGTGATAATTCCTTCCTACACCTTTGTATCAACAGCAATAGCATTTATTCGACAAGGAGCAACAATCATATTTGCAGATAGCCATAGCGATCAGCCAAATATTGATGAGGATTTGATCGAAGGCCTTATAACGGAAAGAACGAAGGCTATTGTTCCGGTTCATTACGCCGGAGTTGCGTGTGACATGGATAAGATAATGGGATTGGCCCAGAAATATAATTTGCTTGTAATAGAAGATGCTGCGCAGGCAATTGACTCGTACTACAAGGGGAAGCCGCTGGGGAGTATAGGCCATTTGGGATGCTTCTCTTTTCATGAGACAAAGAATGTGATTGCGGGAGAAGGTGGATTACTTGCAATAAATGATCCATCGTTGGCCAAGCGATCTGAGATTCTATGGGAGAAGGGAACCAATAGGGCAGAGTTTTTTAGAGGTGAGATAAATAAGTATGGATGGGTTGATATTGGCTCTTCGTTTTTGCCATCGGAGATTATAGCAGCCTTTTTATATGCGCAGCTTGAGAATATTGAGGCAATTCAGCAAAAGAGGAAGTCGATATGGGATCGGTACTACGGTAACTTGAGCAGCTTAAGAGAGAAAGGAGTGCAGCTACCGACGATTCCTGATTACGCAACCAATAATGCGCATATGTTTTACCTGATATGCCAATCGCTCGATCAAAGAAACGCGCTGATATCGTATCTAAAGGAGAAGGAAATACTGCCGGTATTCCATTACCAAAGCTTACATGCCAGCGATTACTACAAGGATAAGCACGACGGTAGGGTATTGACAAACAGCGATAATTTTTCGGATACGCTGGTTAGGCTGCCCTTCTACTTTGAGCTGACATTGGAAGAGGTTGATAGGATATCGCAGCATATCTTGGAATTTATAAGCTAA
- a CDS encoding glycosyltransferase family 2 protein, with protein MASRELWISVIITTYNQPAWLEKTLWGFELQSYKNFEVVIADDGSRQETTDLIKRYQERGKLSIQHIWHADDGFKKCEILNKAIVASKYDYLLFTDGDCIPHFDYVEIHAKKARAGYFLSGGYFKLAKPVSDAVTYEDVASKRIFSIKWLLDNGQPFSFKFIKLSRNRVYKYLMNMLTPTKATWNGHNASGWKADIVAVNGYNEDMQYGGLDRELGERLMNNGIAGKQIRYSAICMHLDHPRPYRTADTLTKNREIRDRVKAERITWASNGISKQPL; from the coding sequence ATGGCCTCAAGAGAATTATGGATATCTGTAATTATTACCACATACAACCAGCCTGCTTGGTTGGAGAAGACGTTGTGGGGATTCGAATTGCAATCGTACAAAAACTTTGAGGTTGTTATTGCTGATGACGGTTCGAGGCAGGAAACTACCGATCTGATTAAGAGGTATCAGGAGAGAGGTAAGCTGTCCATTCAGCATATTTGGCATGCAGATGATGGGTTCAAAAAATGTGAGATCCTGAATAAGGCAATTGTTGCATCGAAGTACGATTACCTGCTGTTTACAGATGGAGATTGCATACCACATTTCGACTACGTTGAGATACATGCCAAGAAGGCAAGAGCGGGCTACTTTTTAAGTGGCGGATACTTTAAGCTGGCTAAGCCGGTATCGGATGCAGTTACCTACGAAGACGTGGCGAGCAAAAGAATATTTAGCATTAAATGGTTGCTAGATAATGGGCAGCCCTTTTCGTTCAAGTTTATTAAGCTGTCTCGCAATCGTGTTTACAAGTATCTGATGAACATGCTAACGCCGACGAAAGCTACTTGGAACGGGCATAATGCAAGCGGATGGAAGGCTGATATTGTTGCCGTAAATGGCTACAACGAGGATATGCAGTACGGCGGACTGGATAGGGAGCTTGGCGAACGCCTGATGAATAATGGGATTGCGGGGAAGCAGATCCGTTATAGCGCCATATGCATGCACCTTGACCATCCACGACCATATAGAACTGCCGATACTTTAACCAAAAACAGGGAGATACGAGATAGGGTTAAGGCAGAACGCATTACTTGGGCAAGTAATGGGATTAGTAAGCAGCCCTTGTAG
- a CDS encoding acyl-protein synthetase, which produces MVDIEKILDIAPYSLNHAEKDSLMNEVQQELTQMHYQKCSAYKKMLDAHGLCIAHLPHYHKIPFLPVRLFKEFELRSVPQEDVVKTMTSSGTSGQAVSRIYLDRETSSLQTKALVKIVSSFIGSQRIPMLILDSSEVVKNRAMFSARGAGILGFSMFGSKRCYALNENMELDVDGVQKFLEEHKESPIFLFGFTFMIWLHFYNELVKKGTKLDLSKGILIHGGGWKKLVGESVTPEEFKKRLFDVCGIQKVYDYYGMVEQTGTIYMECEQGHLHCSIFSDIIIRRTEDFSVANIGEKGLIQVVSMLPKSYPGHSLLTEDEGVILGEDDCPCGRKGKYFKIFGRLKNAEVRGCSDTYSKKS; this is translated from the coding sequence ATGGTTGATATCGAAAAAATACTTGATATAGCTCCTTATTCATTAAACCATGCGGAAAAGGATTCCCTTATGAACGAGGTACAACAGGAGCTTACTCAAATGCACTATCAGAAGTGTTCTGCTTACAAAAAAATGCTTGATGCGCATGGTCTTTGCATAGCACATCTGCCACACTACCACAAGATCCCATTTTTACCAGTACGACTCTTCAAAGAATTTGAATTAAGAAGCGTTCCTCAGGAAGATGTCGTGAAAACAATGACGTCATCAGGAACTTCAGGGCAAGCCGTCTCTCGAATTTATCTTGATAGGGAAACTTCTAGCCTTCAAACAAAAGCGTTGGTAAAAATAGTATCATCGTTCATTGGCAGCCAACGCATTCCCATGCTAATACTCGACAGTTCAGAAGTGGTGAAAAACAGAGCTATGTTCTCAGCAAGAGGTGCTGGAATATTAGGTTTTTCCATGTTCGGGTCTAAGCGCTGCTATGCCCTTAACGAAAACATGGAGTTGGATGTAGATGGGGTTCAAAAGTTCCTCGAAGAGCATAAAGAATCTCCCATCTTCCTGTTTGGTTTTACGTTTATGATCTGGCTCCATTTCTACAACGAGCTGGTAAAAAAAGGCACTAAGTTAGACCTTAGCAAGGGCATCCTAATACATGGCGGAGGGTGGAAAAAGCTTGTTGGCGAATCCGTAACTCCCGAAGAATTCAAAAAAAGGCTTTTTGATGTTTGTGGCATACAAAAGGTTTACGATTACTACGGAATGGTCGAGCAAACAGGAACTATCTATATGGAATGCGAGCAAGGGCACCTACATTGCTCTATTTTTTCTGACATCATCATACGACGTACTGAAGATTTCTCTGTCGCCAATATTGGAGAAAAAGGGCTAATTCAGGTTGTTTCAATGCTCCCTAAAAGCTATCCTGGCCATAGCCTCCTAACGGAAGACGAAGGTGTAATACTTGGCGAGGATGACTGCCCCTGCGGAAGAAAGGGAAAATATTTTAAGATTTTTGGACGATTGAAGAATGCTGAAGTGAGAGGCTGCAGCGATACATACAGCAAAAAGAGTTAG
- the cysD gene encoding sulfate adenylyltransferase subunit CysD: MSEYNLSHLKELEAESIHIIREVAAEFENPVMLYSIGKDSSVMVRLAEKAFAPGKVPFPLMHIDSKWKFKEMIEFRDAYAQKFGWDLIVESNQEAFEAGVGPFSHGSKVHTDLMKTQALLAALTKHKFDAAFGGARRDEEKSRAKERIYSFRDRYHQWDPKNQRPELWDVYNARVHKGESIRVFPLSNWTELDIWQYIRLENIPIVPLYYAKERPVVNMDGNLIMVDDSRMPAELADKAVMKMVRFRTLGCYPLTGAVESEAATIEEIVEEMMTTTKSERTTRVIDFDQDASMEQKKREGYF; encoded by the coding sequence ATGTCAGAATATAACCTAAGCCACCTTAAGGAGCTCGAAGCGGAGTCTATACACATTATCCGCGAGGTGGCTGCTGAGTTTGAAAATCCGGTGATGCTTTACTCTATCGGTAAAGATTCGTCTGTAATGGTGCGTTTGGCCGAAAAGGCGTTTGCACCGGGCAAGGTACCCTTTCCGTTGATGCATATCGACTCGAAGTGGAAGTTTAAGGAGATGATTGAGTTTCGGGACGCCTATGCGCAGAAGTTTGGCTGGGACCTTATTGTGGAGTCGAACCAGGAAGCTTTTGAGGCGGGCGTTGGTCCATTTTCGCACGGGAGTAAGGTGCATACCGATTTGATGAAAACCCAAGCGCTACTAGCGGCGCTAACCAAGCATAAGTTTGATGCGGCCTTTGGTGGCGCGCGTCGAGATGAGGAGAAGTCGCGTGCCAAGGAGCGCATCTACTCGTTCCGCGATCGGTACCATCAGTGGGATCCAAAGAACCAACGACCAGAGCTGTGGGACGTGTACAATGCGCGGGTGCACAAGGGTGAATCTATTCGCGTGTTTCCGCTATCGAACTGGACCGAGCTGGATATTTGGCAGTACATCCGTTTGGAGAATATCCCCATTGTTCCGCTATACTACGCCAAGGAACGGCCCGTTGTAAATATGGATGGCAACCTGATAATGGTTGATGATAGCCGGATGCCGGCGGAGCTGGCGGATAAGGCTGTGATGAAGATGGTTCGCTTCCGTACGCTGGGATGCTACCCGCTTACTGGAGCTGTAGAGTCGGAGGCTGCCACCATTGAGGAGATTGTGGAGGAGATGATGACCACCACCAAGAGCGAGCGGACCACCCGCGTTATCGACTTCGACCAGGATGCGAGCATGGAGCAAAAGAAACGCGAGGGTTACTTCTAA